Proteins from one Gossypium raimondii isolate GPD5lz chromosome 8, ASM2569854v1, whole genome shotgun sequence genomic window:
- the LOC105791850 gene encoding MOB kinase activator-like 1A isoform X1: MQGAQLKKHIDATLGSGNLREAVRLPLGEDLNEWLAVNTVDFFNQVNLLYGTLTEFCTPENCPTMTAGPKYEYRWADGVQIKKPIEVSAPKYVEYLMDWIESQLDDESIFPQKLGAPFPPNFKEVVKTIFKRLFRVYAHIYHSHFQKIVSLKEEAHLNTCFKHFILFTCEFGLIDKKELAPLQELIDSIIVPY, translated from the exons ATGCAGGGTGCACAGCTTAAAAAGCACATTGATGCCACCTTAGGCAGTGGAAACTTAAGGGAAGCAGTTAGACTACCTCTTGGGGAGGATTTAAATGAATGGCTCGCAGTCAATA CTGTGGATTTCTTCAATCAGGTGAATCTGCTCTATGGTACCCTCACTGAGTTTTGTACTCCTGAGAATTGCCCTACAATGACTGCAGGACCTAA GTATGAATATAGATGGGCTGATGGTGTGCAAATCAAGAAGCCTATCGAAGTTTCTGCTCCAAAGTACGTTGAATATCTAATGGACTGGATCGAATCACAGCTTGATGATGAATCCATATTTCCTCAAAAGCTTG GCGCACCGTTTCCTCCCAATTTCAAGGAGGTGGTGAAGACAATATTCAAAAGACTCTTCCGGGTATATGCCCACATCTATCACTCTCACTTTCAGAAAATTGTGAGCCTTAAGGAGGAAGCTCATCTGAATACATGTTTCAAGCACTTCATATTGTTTACTTGT GAATTTGGGCTGATTGACAAGAAAGAGTTGGCTCCACTCCAAGAGCTCATAGATTCCATCATAGTCCcctactaa
- the LOC105791850 gene encoding MOB kinase activator-like 1B isoform X2, with protein MNGSQSILWISSIRYEYRWADGVQIKKPIEVSAPKYVEYLMDWIESQLDDESIFPQKLGAPFPPNFKEVVKTIFKRLFRVYAHIYHSHFQKIVSLKEEAHLNTCFKHFILFTCEFGLIDKKELAPLQELIDSIIVPY; from the exons ATGAATGGCTCGCAGTCAATA CTGTGGATTTCTTCAATCAG GTATGAATATAGATGGGCTGATGGTGTGCAAATCAAGAAGCCTATCGAAGTTTCTGCTCCAAAGTACGTTGAATATCTAATGGACTGGATCGAATCACAGCTTGATGATGAATCCATATTTCCTCAAAAGCTTG GCGCACCGTTTCCTCCCAATTTCAAGGAGGTGGTGAAGACAATATTCAAAAGACTCTTCCGGGTATATGCCCACATCTATCACTCTCACTTTCAGAAAATTGTGAGCCTTAAGGAGGAAGCTCATCTGAATACATGTTTCAAGCACTTCATATTGTTTACTTGT GAATTTGGGCTGATTGACAAGAAAGAGTTGGCTCCACTCCAAGAGCTCATAGATTCCATCATAGTCCcctactaa